From Enhydrobacter sp., the proteins below share one genomic window:
- a CDS encoding copper-binding protein has translation MLKKTLFGAFALSLVSLTALADGNMVKAEVVKVDKPAGKMTLKHGPIKNLDMESMTMVFRVADPSMLDKVKAGDKIEFEADRVNGAITVTKIGKGH, from the coding sequence ATGTTGAAGAAGACTCTATTCGGTGCATTCGCCTTGTCCCTGGTTTCGCTGACTGCGCTGGCGGACGGCAACATGGTTAAGGCGGAAGTCGTGAAGGTCGACAAGCCGGCCGGCAAAATGACCCTCAAGCATGGTCCCATCAAGAATCTCGACATGGAGTCCATGACCATGGTGTTCCGAGTCGCCGATCCCTCGATGCTCGACAAGGTGAAGGCCGGCGACAAGATCGAGTTCGAGGCGGATCGCGTCAACGGTGCGATCACAGTAACCAAGATCGGCAAGGGACACTAA
- a CDS encoding cytochrome c, translating into MKPALPRLQRASLVVVAVGLVAIAVGTAFYLFASDVPRIDPANANQVERGRRLYVAACASCHGSSLEGQPNWQRRLPNGRLPAPPHDETGHTWHHSDAFLMRITQLGPAAYPEGYLTDMPAFGNTLSERDIAAILAYIKSQWPPDIRARQSRQNAAR; encoded by the coding sequence ATGAAGCCAGCACTCCCGCGGCTTCAGCGAGCATCCCTCGTCGTGGTGGCTGTCGGCTTGGTGGCGATTGCTGTCGGTACAGCGTTCTATCTCTTCGCGAGCGATGTGCCTCGCATCGACCCTGCAAATGCGAATCAGGTCGAGCGGGGGAGACGTTTGTATGTCGCCGCATGCGCGAGCTGTCACGGCTCATCGCTGGAGGGGCAACCGAACTGGCAACGTCGCCTTCCGAATGGGCGCCTGCCGGCGCCGCCTCACGACGAAACCGGGCACACTTGGCACCATTCGGATGCATTTTTGATGCGGATAACGCAACTCGGTCCCGCTGCCTACCCTGAAGGGTATCTGACCGATATGCCCGCCTTCGGGAATACTCTCTCCGAAAGGGACATCGCTGCGATTCTGGCATACATCAAGAGCCAGTGGCCGCCCGATATCAGGGCCCGACAGAGTCGTCAGAATGCTGCGCGGTGA
- a CDS encoding cupredoxin family protein has translation MKLKRLTTVAIAASLISVTTQAAPGHKPGEGHSHADDTDYGKPGDPKKPARIVQIVFREDDGKMLFLPDKLKFKKGEQVRFQLRNNGAIDHEFVVGTVEENLKHMKDMEKNPDMEHDDPNAKRLKPKATGEILWQFTKAGTFDFSCLIPGHRQAGMFGTIVVE, from the coding sequence ATGAAGCTCAAGCGTCTCACTACCGTGGCAATCGCAGCCAGCCTGATCTCTGTCACGACACAGGCGGCTCCGGGGCACAAACCCGGCGAAGGACACAGCCACGCGGACGACACCGACTACGGCAAGCCGGGGGATCCGAAGAAGCCGGCCCGCATTGTCCAGATCGTGTTTCGCGAGGACGACGGGAAGATGCTGTTCCTGCCGGACAAGCTGAAGTTCAAGAAGGGCGAGCAGGTACGTTTCCAGCTCCGCAACAATGGGGCGATCGATCACGAGTTCGTCGTTGGTACGGTCGAGGAAAACCTCAAGCACATGAAGGACATGGAGAAGAACCCCGACATGGAGCATGACGATCCCAATGCGAAGCGCCTGAAGCCGAAGGCAACCGGCGAAATCCTCTGGCAGTTCACCAAGGCGGGTACGTTCGACTTCTCCTGCCTCATTCCCGGACATCGTCAAGCCGGCATGTTCGGCACCATCGTCGTCGAGTAA
- a CDS encoding copper oxidase has translation MSLSRRDLVGASGLALIGAAAVSGRVQAQSIPEAPTTTTNTMQPPLHPTSGPDYQPVVTLNGWTLPWRQNGDWKEFHLVAEPVEREMAPGMIARLWGYNGQSPGPTIEAVEGDKVRIFVTNKLPEHTTIHWHGQLLPCGMDGVGGLNQPHIKPGQTFVYEYQLMKSGTFMYHPHADEMVQMAMGMMGFFVVHPRDPKLHRVDRDFVFLLNAYDIDPGNYVPKVAEMTAFNMWSWNSRVFPGIDPLVIAKGDRVRVRVGNLTMTNHPIHMHGYDFEVTCTDGGWVRPEARWPEVTIDIPVGGMRAYEFDAIYPGDWAIHCHKSHHTMNAMGHDIRTFIGVDKKQFSKQMRRMVPEYMAMGSAGMADMGEMEMPLPDNTLPMMTGFAQFGAVEMGGMFSVVKVREGLASGDYKDPGWYQNPPGTVAYEWKGPAPATTRAAKPVPPAKPGATLQVVKPTSHGSHK, from the coding sequence ATGAGCCTCTCCAGACGCGATCTCGTCGGGGCCTCGGGCCTCGCCCTGATTGGCGCTGCCGCCGTCAGCGGCCGCGTCCAGGCGCAATCGATCCCGGAAGCGCCGACGACCACAACCAACACCATGCAGCCGCCCCTTCATCCCACGAGCGGACCTGACTACCAGCCTGTCGTGACCCTGAATGGCTGGACCCTGCCATGGCGGCAAAACGGGGACTGGAAGGAGTTCCATCTCGTCGCCGAACCGGTCGAGCGCGAAATGGCACCGGGCATGATCGCCCGGTTGTGGGGCTATAACGGCCAGAGTCCAGGTCCGACCATCGAGGCGGTCGAAGGCGACAAGGTCCGCATCTTCGTAACCAACAAGTTGCCCGAGCACACGACCATTCACTGGCATGGCCAGCTCCTGCCCTGCGGCATGGACGGTGTCGGTGGGCTCAACCAGCCGCACATCAAGCCCGGACAGACCTTCGTCTACGAGTATCAGCTCATGAAGAGCGGTACCTTCATGTACCACCCTCACGCCGACGAGATGGTGCAAATGGCGATGGGCATGATGGGCTTCTTCGTTGTCCATCCCCGCGATCCCAAGCTGCACCGGGTCGACCGCGACTTCGTGTTTCTGCTGAATGCCTACGACATCGATCCGGGCAATTACGTACCAAAGGTCGCGGAGATGACCGCGTTCAATATGTGGTCGTGGAACAGCCGCGTCTTCCCCGGCATCGATCCGTTGGTGATCGCCAAGGGCGACCGCGTGCGGGTGCGCGTCGGCAACCTCACCATGACCAACCATCCGATCCACATGCATGGCTACGATTTCGAGGTGACATGTACCGATGGGGGCTGGGTGCGACCGGAGGCACGCTGGCCCGAAGTCACGATCGACATTCCCGTGGGCGGAATGCGGGCCTACGAGTTCGACGCAATCTATCCCGGCGATTGGGCCATTCACTGCCACAAATCGCACCACACCATGAACGCGATGGGCCACGACATCCGCACCTTCATCGGCGTCGACAAGAAGCAGTTCTCGAAACAGATGCGACGCATGGTGCCGGAGTACATGGCCATGGGGTCGGCCGGCATGGCGGACATGGGCGAGATGGAGATGCCGCTGCCCGACAATACGCTGCCCATGATGACCGGTTTCGCGCAGTTCGGCGCCGTCGAGATGGGCGGCATGTTCTCGGTGGTCAAAGTGCGCGAGGGACTGGCCTCCGGCGACTACAAGGATCCCGGCTGGTACCAGAATCCACCCGGGACCGTTGCGTATGAATGGAAGGGGCCTGCACCCGCCACGACGCGTGCGGCGAAGCCAGTCCCTCCTGCCAAGCCTGGCGCCACGCTTCAGGTCGTCAAGCCGACCTCACACGGCTCTCACAAGTAG